In one Amaranthus tricolor cultivar Red isolate AtriRed21 chromosome 8, ASM2621246v1, whole genome shotgun sequence genomic region, the following are encoded:
- the LOC130820332 gene encoding peptide methionine sulfoxide reductase A5 isoform X1, with protein MKKNSYHKKISSPSIFHTFLSNQLLLIFIIAGILLPAPTTSIRLPDRNLEFTSSPSNLNHNLKIAVFALGSFWRSEAVFGCLNGVVRTSVGYCGGTKLNPEYRSLADHAESVQVEYDPRVISFQQLLEVFWSSHDSRQVFGQGPDVGNQYRSIIFTNGTSESRLAAATKEREQAKSKSSKVTTQIQPLETFYPAEPEHQKFELKRNPFLLQLIGNLPEEELERSTLASKMNSYAAELCPWRAQQQIDSKINEILKQGYSDSALSTTYDH; from the exons atgaaaaaaaattcttatcacaaaaaaatttcatcTCCCTCAATTTTCCACACTTTTCTCTCCAATCAACTACTTCTTATCTTCATTATCGCCGGGATTCTTCTTCCGGCACCAACAACAAGCATCAGGCTCCCGGATCGAAACCTGGAATTCACATCTTCTCCTTCAAATCTCAATCACAATCTCAAAATTGCTGTTTTTGCTCTTGGAAGTTTCTGGAGATCTGAGGCTGTTTTTGGTTGCTTAAACGGTGTCGTTCGTACCTCCGTTGGTTATTGCGGTGGTACTAAACTTAATCCTGAGTATCGTAGTTTAGCCGATCATGCTGAATCTGTTCAG GTGGAATATGACCCCAGGGTTATTAGCTTCCAGCAACTTTTAGAGGTCTTCTGGTCGAGTCATGATTCAAGGCAGGTATTTGGCCAGGGTCCTGATGTTGGTAACCAGTACAG ATCTATTATCTTCACTAATGGTACGAGTGAGTCAAGATTGGCAGCTGCTACCAAGGAAAGGGAGCAGGCTAAATCAAAGAGCAGTAAAGTGACCACCCAAATTCAACCACTTGAAACTTTTTATCCTGCTGAACCCGAGCATCAG AAATTTGAGCTCAAACGGAATCCTTTTCTCCTTCAATTGATTGGTAACTTGCCAGAAGAGGAGCTCGAGAGGTCAACCTTGGCTTCAAAAATGAATAGTTATGCAGCCGAGCTTTGTCCTTGGAGAGCCCAGCAACAAATCGATAGCAAAATTAATGAAATTCTCAAACAAG GTTATAGCGATTCAGCATTGAGTACGACATACGACCATTGA
- the LOC130820332 gene encoding peptide methionine sulfoxide reductase A5 isoform X2, with translation MKKNSYHKKISSPSIFHTFLSNQLLLIFIIAGILLPAPTTSIRLPDRNLEFTSSPSNLNHNLKIAVFALGSFWRSEAVFGCLNGVVRTSVGYCGGTKLNPEYRSLADHAESVQVEYDPRVISFQQLLEVFWSSHDSRQVFGQGPDVGNQYRSIIFTNGTSESRLAAATKEREQAKSKSSKVTTQIQPLETFYPAEPEHQKFELKRNPFLLQLIGNLPEEELERSTLASKMNSYAAELCPWRAQQQIDSKINEILKQGWPVLREI, from the exons atgaaaaaaaattcttatcacaaaaaaatttcatcTCCCTCAATTTTCCACACTTTTCTCTCCAATCAACTACTTCTTATCTTCATTATCGCCGGGATTCTTCTTCCGGCACCAACAACAAGCATCAGGCTCCCGGATCGAAACCTGGAATTCACATCTTCTCCTTCAAATCTCAATCACAATCTCAAAATTGCTGTTTTTGCTCTTGGAAGTTTCTGGAGATCTGAGGCTGTTTTTGGTTGCTTAAACGGTGTCGTTCGTACCTCCGTTGGTTATTGCGGTGGTACTAAACTTAATCCTGAGTATCGTAGTTTAGCCGATCATGCTGAATCTGTTCAG GTGGAATATGACCCCAGGGTTATTAGCTTCCAGCAACTTTTAGAGGTCTTCTGGTCGAGTCATGATTCAAGGCAGGTATTTGGCCAGGGTCCTGATGTTGGTAACCAGTACAG ATCTATTATCTTCACTAATGGTACGAGTGAGTCAAGATTGGCAGCTGCTACCAAGGAAAGGGAGCAGGCTAAATCAAAGAGCAGTAAAGTGACCACCCAAATTCAACCACTTGAAACTTTTTATCCTGCTGAACCCGAGCATCAG AAATTTGAGCTCAAACGGAATCCTTTTCTCCTTCAATTGATTGGTAACTTGCCAGAAGAGGAGCTCGAGAGGTCAACCTTGGCTTCAAAAATGAATAGTTATGCAGCCGAGCTTTGTCCTTGGAGAGCCCAGCAACAAATCGATAGCAAAATTAATGAAATTCTCAAACAAGGTTGGCCTGTTTTAAGGGAAATCTAG
- the LOC130821607 gene encoding uncharacterized protein LOC130821607 — protein MASPTKIHPATLVTNIKTSVPIQLDEDGSNFHTWVTLFKLVDSHILPYDSSKALVSKDSEWQRLDDIVRTWIYGSISPSLLQSIVRFDDCAFDAWNRIENNFQNNKTSRILHLKSQFNDISLKFSQCDFLLQ, from the coding sequence ATGGCATCTCCCACAAAAATTCATCCCGCAACTTTGGTTACTAACATTAAAACAAGCGTGCCTATCCAACTTGATGAAGATGGCTCCAATTTTCATACTTGGGTCACTTTATTCAAGCTTGTGGATTCTCACATTCTTCCCTATGACTCCTCTAAAGCATTAGTTTCTAAAGATTCTGAATGGCAACGTCTTGATGACATTGTTCGCACATGGATTTATGGCTCTATTAGTCCATCCCTCCTCCAATCCATAGTTCGTTTCGATGATTGTGCTTTTGATGCTTGGAATCGTATTgagaacaattttcaaaataataaaacctcTCGCATTCTTCATCTTAAATctcaatttaatgacatttctcTCAAATTTTCCCAATGTGATTTCTTATTGCAATGA
- the LOC130820334 gene encoding protein SMALL AUXIN UP-REGULATED RNA 9-like, with amino-acid sequence MALKRSKRQPQGQPLALKKIIKRCSSFGKSHDNEVCQDVPKGHFVVYVGENRTRYIIPISWLEHGQFKALLQQAEEEYGFKHNMGITIPCDEAVFLSIVSSLV; translated from the coding sequence ATGGCTTTAAAGAGGTCAAAAAGACAGCCACAAGGCCAACCTTTGGCTCTCAAAAAAATCATTAAGAGATGTTCAAGCTTTGGAAAGAGCCATGATAATGAAGTTTGTCAAGATGTTCCTAAAGGCCATTTTGTGGTTTATGTAGGAGAAAATAGAACAAGGTATATCATTCCAATATCATGGCTAGAACATGGCCAATTTAAGGCTCTTCTTCAACAAGCTGAAGAAGAGTATGGCTTTAAACATAATATGGGCATTACTATTCCTTGTGATGAAGCTGTTTTCCTTTCTATTGTTTCTTCTTTGGTTTAA